The Salvia miltiorrhiza cultivar Shanhuang (shh) chromosome 2, IMPLAD_Smil_shh, whole genome shotgun sequence DNA window AAGAGTACGAGCAACATCCAAAATATGACGGTGTTTtcgttctgcaactccattttgttgggaaGTATGTGAGCAGGAAGTTTGATGAATTATGCCACGAGAATCACAAAAAGATGAAATAGATTTTTGAGTGAATTCAAGAGCATTATCAGTGCGAAGAATACGCAAATCGACAGAATAttgagtttttatttcatgataaaaagaGTTTAGTATAGCAGGGACTCCAGTTCTCTGTTTGAGCAAATACACCCATGTCATACGCGAATAATCATCAACCAAGACCATAAAATATCTGAAACCCCCTCTAGACTCAACTCGACTCTGACCCCAAACATCACAATGAACAAGCTCAAAAGCAAAAGAACTACGTTTATCAATTCTAGAAGGAAAAGATGTGCGATGGTGCTTGCCCAACTCACAAGACTCACATTGAAATTCAACAGACGAAGTAGGAATTAAACTGCGAAGACTAGACGGCGACGGATGACCAAGGCGACAATGCCACTGATAGGGAGTTACGGTGGCAGAGAGAGCACGCGAAGGTGCAGGAATACCAGAATCCAAGTAGTAAACCCCGTCACGCTCATGTCCTCCACCAATCGTCTTCTTCGTCTGCAGGTCCTGAAAGGTAACAAAGGTAGGAAAAAAAGTGACAGAGCAATTGTGAGTTTTGGTAAGTTGACTAACCGATAATAAGCTAACGGAAAATTTAGAAGCAAACATGACATTGTTAAGAGTTAATTGAGGAGTAGGACGGACAACACCACTCCCCGTCACCGAAGAATAGGTGCCATCAGCGACACGGACAGAAGGTAAGGATGAATGAGTAAAAGATGTCAAAAGAGATTTAGTACCAGTAATATGGACAGAGGCACCAGAATCTACCAACCAAGACTTACCATGAGACACTGCAAACGCACCTGCGGAAGCAACTATAGGAGAGGCTGCACTAGTAGATGGAGCAGTACCAGATGACAAATTGATGGATTGGATCAGTTTGTCGTATTGAGCCCGTGAGAGCGAGACCGTATCATCACTGGAGGAAGACTGAGGATCAGGAACATCTGTATGAGCCCGACCTGGTTTGCCAAAGGTTTTCCAACAAATTTCAGAAGTGTGATTGGTTCGGTGGCAATACTCACAATAACGATCAGAACCGCGACCTCGGCCACGACCTCGTTCACCACTACGGCCACGACCACGACCACCGTAAGAACTTTGACCGTGAGCATAATTTTGATTCTGAATAGCCTGGCTGGAGGGCGAAAAAGAGGTACTAACATGAGAATTCTGACCGCGAGCAGCCATGGCAGAAGAATTAGGTGAAGTAGCATCATCGGTACGACCAGTGGAAACCCGCAACACACGAGATAAGGCATTGGATAATGATGGAACATTATCACTTGATAACAGGCTGTCACGAACTGGTCGGAGATCAGCATCTAAACCTGATAAGAATTTGGCAACCATGAACTCTTCCCACTGTGTGGCCCGCTGAGTGACAGAACAGGATAGTGGATGATAAACAAGAATTTCATCAGCAAGTCCTTTGAGTGTAGAGAAATAGTCATTAACTGATTGGCCAGACTGAGTATGAGAGAAAAGTTTCTCATATAACTCGAAGACACGAGATACGTTCTTGTCATTGGAATACATCTGCCGTAATGTATCCCACATGTCCTTAGCAGTTTCTAAGAACATGATATTCTTACTAACAGAGTCTTCAAGACTATTCAAAAGCCAAGTCATGACAGCACAATCGTCGGCACTCCAGACATCATATTTGAGATCCGTAGAAGCAACTGGATCACTTAGAAcatgtgttttgtttttctgAGAGCCTAAGAACAATAGAAAGGCACGAGACCAGAGAAGATAATTGGAACCATTCAATTTTATGGTGGTTCCTAGGGCAGCGGATTTTGAATCAGACATGATGTAAAAGGATTAGAAAACTGAaaccctatatagagaataggCAGCAACGGTGGCTGAAAACAAAAGCTAGAGAGGGAGGCTGTGCGACGGGGAGACCCGAGCAGCAATAGTAGTGCCAGCCGGAGAGATgaaggaaaacaaagaaagaaaaaaaaaaatttctgatgtggaagatcagacaatgctgcaaccacagagcatacttataggaatagagaaaaaaaaaaaaaaaaactattcatAAATACGTAAAGTACTATTCATAAATACATACAGTAGAAAAAATTATCAAGTATCtaacatgctctgataccatgtagagaataaagatataaaacatattgaagaagaagaagtaggaAGGTGTATTTATATTGGAGATAAGAGTACATATTTATATGTAAGAGAACTATCACAACTAGGAACACTAAACCAATGTGGGATACTTATTACTATTCATAACACAGCCAATTTtagttttgcacatgaactaaAAATTCTGCCTCCAAATTCAGTCACTTTCAATTGTTCTGATTTTTCACACGATTATCATTTTTTTGTGAATTAAAGTCATCTTGGCTAAGACTCGGATAGCTGAAGTGGCATAGACATCCAACTATGTCGTTTGGTACATCGGTCGTTTAAACCATGTACTGATGTATACATTTGAGGCATCCACCTTGCCATTAATTTGAGGACAATTAATAGCCGTGTGAAAAATCTtagaaaaattgaaagttcatgtattttgagGCTTTTTAGTTCTTCTGCAAAACCAGaggtgaaagttcgtgtatttagacGCAATTACCCAAAATTTTATATAGGTTGGATATGTGAGGTTACTAGATTTATAGGCATGAAATTTATATGGGGCCATTAAAAGAAGCTGAAGAAACAAAATAGTGGGGGCTTGAGACCCATGTGGACAATATCATATCATTATAAGATTGGGGTGTGATGAATCCAGAGGGGCCAACACTATCttaaaaatgaaactttaaagaAGTTTCTCTGGAACATTAGGAGTTTTCTTTAAATGATTACAAAGTTGTTTAAATGAAAATTTCTGGACTCGATTGTTTAAATAACCCTGATCTACCCTTTCATTTTGCATATATTTGACTTGGTCGAGATGAGAATGTTCTCTTTTATCTTATCAGTTCTTCCTAATAATGCTTTAAACTTTAAATCTTGTCTGCTGCTCAATAATTGTTGTCATTGCAGATTCCTAAGGGGGTTCAACATGGGCAACTGGTTAAGTTAAGAGGCAAAGGTATGGCTTCTATGCTGATTTTGCCTgcctttcttttctgttttgaTTTGCTGATGGGCTTTATGCATTGAAGGATTGCCTAAGAATGGTTTCATGGTGACCCATGGAGATCAGTATGTACGCTTCTGCATAAATCTTCCTTCGTAAGTTTATTTCTCCTTTTGCTTTCTTGTGCATTTTCCTTTTCAGTCCAAGTGAAAACAAGCATCAGGTTGACCAGGACCTTGAACTTTATAGTAGGTAATGTAAGGTGTTGTCTTTAGCTGTTATCAGAGCTATTCTCTCCAAATTTTATCCTGAAAGTTATTGTAGTCCTTGGCCGATTGGGATTGTAATAAACCCATACTCCAGGATTATTGTGTATGCTAAGATCACATAGATGATTAGGCAATCTTCTGATAAGGAGATTCTATATAATTGTTTAGAAAGATTGCACTcttaatatattgtttatgtCTTGGCACCGTTGAAAATCATTCTTCCAGAACACCACAACTGTAATTATTATCTTTATAGGATTGCTTTTCTAGTTCTGGAGTGCTATACTTTTGGCTTTAGGTGtctttatttgtatttttgcagttgcttcttattcttcttcgaGTTAATTTGtgcattttttttagatttgaaGAATTTCGCTGCAAAGAGAACTAGATTTCATGTTATGCTCAGATTTTTTCATTCCGTCATTTTTCAGAACCGTAACTGAAAGACAACGTGCAATACTAGAAGAATTTGAGAAGGAACAATTGGATGAAAATAATAGATCTGCTGCAGGCAGTTGGTGAGTATGTTTTGTTAATGAATCAGCATACTGAACCCTCTTCCccctcttctctctttctcctgTTTCAAATTTTTGGCATCAGGGACTTATGGTCTCAACTCTCAAATCTCAATGCACTGACATGTGTCATGGGTAGGAATTTGCTATATGACCTGATATGAACATAATCTGACATGACTAAGAGGGTCTTTGGCTAAGCTTAAGCTCCATTATAAACTCCAACAGCTTATAATATGACTGAAGAGCTATAAGATGTGATGtgtcaagagcttataagttgtcaaagtgtttgggtaattgagcttataagttagagagacaAAATACTAGTTAGAGAGACAAAATTGAGGAAAAATGAAGCGTATATGTTGGAATTAACAATCATAGTAgtgttatttttgtaaattgagagcttattttgccaaacacttctcaagagcttataagctcagccaaacaccctccaAAATGACTTATAAAGAAAGGTAAAGATTTGTGTATAACATAAGTCAATTATAAATTTGCAATCatttaattacaaatttacaacTTGTCAATTACATAAGGCAATTACAATAAGCCAGGAACTTGCCATAACTTTTTCTAAAGATTTTATTAAGATTGCTTTGCTAGTATGGTGGATAATACTTTAGTCACCATTCTAAATATGGTGCATAATCTGGAAATGCTTAGCAGGCTTTATCAGCGGCTATCTACTGGTTGAACTGTACAGGTGGCAGTATTGGGTTAGACGTTCTGCTTGGCCTGAGTTCGTACTGGAGTTCTCCATATTGACGATGATTTTGATATTCCTTGTCAAAGTCTTGAACTAGGACCACTGCACATTCTGGACGAACAAGTGTACAGAGATTGACTGGCAAATCAGCGCAGAACATAGGCTATATCATCTCTGGAGCAGACTTCAAGTTTTGTGGTCTATTCCATGATTCAGTTCTTAGCTCTTCAACAGTTACCATCATGGGCAAAGTTATAAGAGGCTTGCTTCACTCGGTAAGGATCAAGAATAACCAAACATTATTTAACTTGTAAATGATGTTACGTTCATCTTGGATTATTTGATTCTTTCTTCATACAAATATTGTACAACTCTCACAGCTTGAAAGAATGATATAACAAATGAAACTCTTCCGGTTCCATAATGCACAACCGGGGGAGCCCGTGGAATCCCAGGTATTGTCTTGTAGATTGCTGTTAGTAAAATGATGTATCggattttgattgtgaattctcaTTCTTTGATACGGAGTGGTCATGATTTAGAAGATTGACCTATTGATGAGTTTGGGTCTTTAAATAATTTTAGTGGGAAGAAACTTATGACTAGCTTCATTCTGCTTACTGTTTTATGCTTGCTTTTACTCAAAAAGACCATTACAGTATACTTTCCTACTTTACATCCCGTCTTTGTTAAATATGACTGTTTTGATTGTCTACAATCTACTTACACATTGTGAAAGAAATGGACATCACTTGAATTGATGAATGGCTAGAGTTGCGGTTATAGATCTTGatcaaatcctataatcttttGAAAGTTTGAAGGCGATAAGAGTGCCTAAATTTGCACACTTTCAGGCTTCAATATCAATGGGAATGTTGTAAGTTTCGTCATTCTACATTCGAAAAAGTAATGTGATTAGCCTTCGTCTCACCACTTCCAAATAGAGGTCAGGTGTTCACGGTTCAGCGGATATGGAAACGGAACCGGACTTGGAACCGGCGCGTGTGGATGGTTGCGCGGTTTACAGTTCTGAACTAtgtgaatctttttttttttaatgttattttttactatattttatagtGTTGGCTTGAAATTCATGAATTGtacattaaaataaatgaaataatataattatagaAAAAGATTTGTGTATAAACATAAGTCAAGTATAAAACTTGCAATGATTTACTTACAAATTGCACTACAAATTTACAACTTGTCAATTACATAAGGCAACTATAACTTAAATTTCAAATTACAActtcaaaaaagaagaaaaaaatatttaattatattttctattttgttaaataatattttatctcaaaattaaatagatatataactTGTACTCCGTATTTAATATATTGATTTTATTAGTCAATGAGAGAGACAAGTGCCATTTCCACCTAAGCCCTAAAGCCTATCAAAATGGCCCAAGCCCACCAAATGCCTTCAAGCTACACCTATAAATATAGGTATAGGGGTGAGGAGGCATAAGTTGAAGACATAGAGGAGGGAATTCTCTTTCTCTTCAAGTATTCAAGCATTCTTTAAATCTTCGAAGAACTCTTAAGTATTCAAGGCGTTCTTCGAGTTATCAAAGAcgtttttcaaattttcaaggGCGTTCTCCACCATCCAAAGGCTTTCTTTGTATAAATTAACATGAATCAAGCCAagttcaaatcaaatcaaatcaaactaAGTTCAACATCTTCAAAGCGTTCTTAcaagttttaattaagaacATTCTtgatcaaatcaaatcaaacaaagttcaacgttcaattcAAAACCATGACTTGAGTATTTTGTATTGAGgttatcaaataaaatcatttcAAAGAACCTTCAAGACTGTTcgagaatcaaatggaagagatgAATCAGAGGATAAGATGGAGATCGCAACCCGCATAAATTCATATCAATTTAGCACATTTTGTATTTtctttgaaatacaaaaatttgtgtttacaccCACAAACACCTTCATATTTAAAGATTAGTAAAGATTTTGCAATAAAAAACTGTAGGAATCTCTCTAAAATATTTTAACCAATAACCATACATTTATAACATtagttaaatttgatttttgactACAAGCATTAAATTGACATGCAATCTAGTAGGGGTTAGCAAACCCAAACCGAACCCACCCAGACCGACGGGGGGGTTCGGTCCGGGCCGAGTCCAATTTCTAGGATCGAAATTTTTTGGGTCGGTTCGGGTCGAAACCCGATCGAACCCGCCGAATCCGGACCGACCCATacatgtataaattaattatttattttatatatttaatatttataatagtattaataaaattaaaattaaaatttctaaGTGAGCCCACGTCTATCCCCTAAGTGTGTAAATCTAGAAACTGATTAAAAATGTTTCTAAAAAATCATTTACGGCCTCCAGTTTAGCCAATATTTTTTACTCACATTCTTCTGAGTTAGTCCATGGCCATAAACACAATGTTACTAGAAAGTGAGGGTTAAAATCCGCTTTTGTCATCCAATAAACTCTATACTTTGGTTACAACATGTAATATTTGATTTCtaattgtaataaaaaaatatataaagggCTATGATAATGGAAATGGGAGATGGATGAACAAAATTAAGAGAAAGTATGTGcaaaacatgaaaaaaaaattagattatcGGCAGGTCGGACCTGAACCTAACCGTACCTGTTGCTCAGGTTCGGTCCGGTCCCGAGTCGGTCCACAGACAGGAATAGGTCCAGGTCGGTCTAACATTTCAAAAATTTCGGTCCAACAAACCCAACGGATCGGTCTGGATCCGACCCGCTGCTCACCCCTATAATCTAGCTACAATGTATAAAACACACGAACAAGTAGGATGATAAATGCTAGATAATTCATTGATTAtagtttgaaaattttgaagcaATTATGCTAAATTGTAACATTCATACAATAAGAAGATAATAAAATCGTGTTATTTATTTCgatgttaaaaaaattcaaccaataaatctttaaaaattcaaacgTAGATTGCAACATCTCATAAGTGGAATTCCACCTAATGCATATATCtatgttaaaatatttattatatccAATTTTTGTCTAGCAAATTTTTGCCATGTCCTATGCAATTTTTGTATATCACGCAACAATTCTACAACTTTCCTAGTTGGCTTAATTCAGCAAAattcttaaaaatataaaatatgtttgTTCACCTTTTAAGTTAGATCAATCAAGTTAACGATTATACAAATATAAGAATTTATTTGCCAATCACATGTCCAACTATCACAACAAATAAAAGTTCCACGCGAAAATTTAGACAACATAATTTGTAGGTTTATTTTATAGTATCTCTTAGCTAATCAAACAATAGTCCTAGTCATGGTTGTACATGATATTTTTTAGCACTAAGATTATGCAGTTATAATATTATCTTCAAAACGCATGCTATTGGCAAATTGAAAAGCAAGTGATTCGGTAGCAACAAATTTAGTCATTATTTTCCTAgcaataatataattatatttaaacaAAAAGATACTTCATATGTACCTAAATTTTCGCCAGGCTTCAAATTAggttgaatttatttatatttatctttGGATGGAGCATGCTTCGAGGTATGTGTcggcattttttttatatataaaagaacaCTCGAAGGGTGAGGGGTTAGACAGACCTCCAACCTGTAAATAAGCATCAATCAATATCTCATACATGACGTTGCCCAAAAGTGACAACGCCAAACAGAAACCACAGAGAAAAACATAAATCAGATAAATCGGAAGATTCGGAACCATACATAGATGTAGCCCAAAAGTGACTACATCTAGAGGATAAAGAAAACAACATCAAGAAACGGGCCAAACACAAACTAACTATTGATATGTGAAATATTCATTCCCCGACTTGGTAATGGGATATTCGCCAATTGGATCAACAACTTTAATTTTGTTGAAGTAGGCGATGAACAATTGGAACGGAGTGCTCGATCTTTCTTTGCCACAGGCCTTTGGGAACGTTCATCCGTTCCTAAATTGCCATCATTGCCCTCACTAATGTTACCAAAATCAATTGGATTGTCTTCTTGTGCCATGAGTGGGTCCTCATCTTCTCGCTCCATGACGGCAATAAGACGTTATGTTGGTCTCGAGCGAGTATGTACTGGTATGTGTGGGGAGGGGACACACCAATTGCGATTTCTCTTCGTTTTTAAGAGTGATTGTGTTCCAAACAATCTCAGGTGATAATGAGTTAGCTAGTTGATACTGATAAGCTAGCTGACATTAATCTAACTGATATCCAAATAAAACTATTTTAACTTAAATTCAGTTAGCAATCCTACTGACTGCTTGTAAGTTGATCAGTTGACTAATAACTGAGACACAGAATGTAGTGGTTGGTTAACTCACttttagaaaatattttaagtTATCTTTCAGCTTAGTCAAAGTTTAGGTTAAAATCAATGACTTGAGTCAGTCTGATTAAATATGTTGAATGACCGTTTGCGAAGCTTGTGCTGATGGTAATGTGTGAGGTCAGTTTGCAATGCAGTTTAAACAATTATATCAAAACAGAAATGTAAATACAGaaataaagaacacaagtagTTTTATGCGGTTCGTAGAATACTCCTACGCCCACAGTCCTGGTTTACAAAATAGTCCACTAATTTGGGATTCCTTATTTTTAAAGCTGCAAGTCAGCTTGATCAATCAGTTTCGTTAGACCGATCCATGTGTTACGCGACTGTGACCATTAAAGCAATTTTTACGGTTGCACCCATATataatttttcagttttcagacTACGAATTTATAGCTTACTTGTTGATTACCTTCTAATTCTAACACCTAACTTTTACAAAAGGCGAAGAGTTTTTAGGGTAGTTATTCAACTAAGAGCACAATTTTACAATAAGAATAATGAGTTTAATAGTGTGTTCGAATCTAGGCATGAGATACAGAGTTAGAGGGAATATGTGTATACTAAATCAAGAAAAAAATGCATTTGCTGCTAAATTTATTGTACTAAAAGAACAAATCACTTGGTATGCAGgaattatcacttttattaatcAATTACCTTTATTAAGAACAACTATTAATTTTACAATTGTCACTTTTAATAATAAGAATAGTCACATTTAATTGAAACACTGTTACTTTTATGTAGAATAGTAactgtaatttttatttataacaaTTGTTATCTTCAAGCACAagatctattatttttatttcaaatacGCTTTTACTTTTATTCATCAATACTACTCCTTTATTCACAACAACTACCAACTTTATTCAcaataattatcatttttatttataacaaccaccacttttatatatataatgagtCACAAATTTGAGTTTGAGTTAGATTTTGAGTCAGGTTTGGACTGAGTTGGAGCGACCCGAACTTTTATTGTAATAGGCCATCAATTTATTACAATATGACTTCTTGAGGGGCATACTTCGTAGCTTTTGAGCATGTATAATACATCCATGTAAAAATGTTATTGGAAGAGAATGAAAACGCACAAATCTATTACAGGTAAAAAAACTATAGATAAAATGTGATTTTTTACTAGGTTAGAACTATTTTAAAGGATTTGTATGTCTGATGCAATATCTTATTTGTTTCATTTGACTTGGTCtatatttcttttaaaatattccaCCTGATTTGGTATGTTTCCTTtctattaataattttacattACATTATATTACATATGAGCTCACCTAACTTTACACTATAATTTGAATCTCTTAAATAGACGTGACAAAAAGAAATAAGTCATGTCGATTGAGAATTAGGGAGTACAATATAAATGAAAGAGGGTTGTAATGTATATTGGCCCAACGATAGACTGGTTGATATATAAGGTTAAGGTTTaacataattattaatttatcaaaaaaaaaagaaagaagaagaggtATATCTCAGGTCAAAATTTTCATATTAGATCCACTGCTACACAATCTTCAAAATTCATTCACCAGAAAGGaaattgaaaatgaaagaaGGCTTTGATGTTATACAATTGTAATTCAAACTTTAACTATTCACAGCTCATTATTAAAACAATTTCTTTTCTATGAAAAAATAACATCTTCAGCATGGtgatatttttttgaattaaaattaaaagaggTATCCGTACGCATGCGGGATTGAACCCAATacctctcacaaatgagagtctttgggtgcttCAACTTTGCCACTAGACCAAGGCTTCGTTAGCCCAATTTAAGTAGTACTAATATTTTTACTCTCATATAAGATTTTTATGTTATTGTAAAGACATGAAGTCTTGATTTCAATTAAGCAATGACAATAGCTATTAAGATTAATTCTATGATTATCAACAGAAATGAAAAGAACTTAACACCATGCACATGATTTACGTGATTCTGCCACAAatgacctacgtccacggagaaGAGCAATTGAAATCTTATTTAACTCCAGAGAATAAGAAATTGCAACATAGAGCTTCGAGCTCCAACCATGGCTACGCCTAACTCTCAATTGtagactctctctctccctctacaATACTGAACCTTATTACATACACAACGAGCATGAATATTATGCAGTTACATGCAGGTGAgattaaatgcatatatatCCAGCTATGAGATGAGCTGAGAACTTAGCACATTTTACATGAAGGTTTACctaataatataaaaaacaaaaaaataataaattatagatcCAAGTAACATTTACAAGCTCTAAcaatataaaaaacaaaaaataataaaaatttaaagaaaatagaGTCTAAGCCCATGTTTGGTTGGGTGTGTTTAGAAATTGGAAATGGATTCAatttgaatccattacttgttgtttggtttgcgtaATGAGTTAAtaattacccttacttgagggtaactcaatcacccaatttgttactcctcaaaatagaggggaaataaaagaaagagaatctcttactcatgattcatttccattgttaaatcaaacaatcaataaaagtaatgattattgttaccattccactcctttatttgatttcattctcttttcattcctctacttgaaccaaacatCCACTAAGTAGCAACCCTTGGTCTAAAAGGAAAGCATTCGAATGGATGCCTTTTCATTTGTCTTTTTATTGTCAAAAAGTCAGACGTGACGCGTGAGCTTTAGATCATCATTGCTAAGTTTGCTTGGATCAACTTGCAAGTTTTCTTATTTGGTAAATTTGTTAAGGATCAAAGATTGAATGATTTAGTCATTAACAAAATTATCTGATTATGAGTGCTCAAATTATCTTAGATCAACCATAATTAATGCATAGCTTTTTTAGGGAAACCAATGCAACTTTTACTAAACATCTATCTTGATTATGAGTGCTCAAATTATCTTAGATCAACCATAATTAATGCATAGCTTTTTTTAGGGAAACTAATGCAACTTTTACTAAACATCTATCTTGCAAAGAATAATTAACCAATATCCCACATAGATAGACTTGTCAAATAAATGTCAACATATCCTATTCAATTTGGATCTTACTATTTTAGATCCAAAATTTGGTGTCTTCAACGACTTGAGAAATTAGAGACCCACACCACATATTACGGATGCCCATGTCATTATGCACATTTATTGTTGAAATCAAGCATTCAAAGAATTTAACTGACTTTATgggttttgaattttttttttttttttctgattctatttgaataattttttacatatattttttattttaaattgcaTTTTTGAGGACGTTGGGTGAACttgaatttatatatgtaatactCCATATAACATCATGTTGaatattattttctcaatttattttttcctgTAATCTAAATAGATCACAAATGAAACTTAAGAAGTAGGATTAAATGGAACACGATTTGCGATTTTGAAGGatgatttcatatatatatatatatatatatatatatatatatatagggaagggctaaaataagagcatttattaagatataaaataagaatcattttcagcccttagatcatcaagatctacggttgattcgtaatcatgttggatggatttatggtcctgagttcgaatcccaaaggtagcaaattttttttttccacaattcatacctttatacagcgaattcttACGTgctctacataaaattcatacattaaaaattgctcttatttcttattttaagatgtgctctcatggtagcccacccctatatatatatatatatatatatatatatatatatagggagaggttcaagaaagaaccataaataaaagaagaccggagaaccattttcagccattcgatcatcaagatctacggtggatgcatcatc harbors:
- the LOC131010582 gene encoding uncharacterized protein LOC131010582 isoform X2; the protein is MLISDQFVTACYQVIMFHHYPMPYLVCCGFPLVVPMMLLHLILLPWLLAVRILMLVPLFRPPARLFRIKIMLTVKVLTVVVVVAVVVNEVVAEVAVLIVISSSSDDTVSLSRAQYDKLIQSINLSSGTAPSTSAASPIVASAGPADEEDDWWRT
- the LOC131010582 gene encoding uncharacterized protein LOC131010582 isoform X1; this translates as MLISDQFVTACYQVIMFHHYPMPYLVCCGFPLVVPMMLLHLILLPWLLAVRILMLVPLFRPPARLFRIKIMLTVKVLTVVVVVAVVVNEVVAEVAVLIVISSSSDDTVSLSRAQYDKLIQSINLSSGTAPSTSAASPIVASAGAFAVSHGPADEEDDWWRT